Proteins found in one Aquibium microcysteis genomic segment:
- a CDS encoding mechanosensitive ion channel family protein has protein sequence METSTADMVIAARTAWEQASALIVTYSFSLVGALIVLTIGYILSNVLQRSTYAALGRFRGFDETLRKFFSRIVRYAVLIIVGVTVLAQFGVQTASIIAALGAVGLAIGLALQGTLQNIAAGIMLLVLRPFRVGEFINAGSVMGTVQEIGLFATELKTFDGLFIMAPNSELWNSPVTNYSRNPVRMQEIAIGIGYGDDIALALRTYAEIAAADERILADPPVNCFVSALGDNAVVVAIRYWTKSPDWFQTKLDFTRRAKLAFDEKGISIPFPQRDLHIIRADGAAAGKAGAEPKLLLD, from the coding sequence ATCGAAACCAGCACGGCCGACATGGTGATCGCGGCGCGCACCGCCTGGGAGCAGGCGAGCGCGCTGATCGTGACCTACTCCTTCTCTCTCGTCGGCGCGCTGATCGTCCTGACGATCGGATACATCCTGTCCAACGTGCTGCAGCGCTCCACCTACGCCGCGCTCGGCCGCTTCCGGGGCTTCGACGAGACGCTGCGCAAGTTCTTCTCCAGGATCGTGCGCTATGCGGTGCTGATCATCGTCGGCGTGACGGTGCTCGCGCAGTTCGGCGTGCAGACCGCCTCGATCATCGCCGCGCTCGGCGCGGTGGGACTGGCGATCGGCCTGGCGCTGCAGGGAACGCTGCAGAACATCGCGGCCGGCATCATGCTGCTCGTGCTCAGGCCGTTCCGGGTCGGCGAGTTCATCAATGCGGGCAGCGTCATGGGCACCGTGCAGGAAATCGGCCTGTTCGCGACCGAGCTGAAGACCTTCGACGGGCTTTTCATCATGGCGCCCAACAGCGAGCTCTGGAACTCGCCGGTGACGAACTATTCGCGCAACCCGGTGCGCATGCAGGAGATCGCCATCGGCATCGGCTATGGCGACGACATCGCGCTGGCGCTGCGGACCTATGCGGAGATCGCCGCCGCCGACGAGCGCATTCTTGCCGACCCGCCGGTCAACTGCTTCGTCTCGGCGCTGGGCGACAACGCGGTGGTGGTGGCGATCCGCTACTGGACGAAGTCGCCCGACTGGTTCCAGACCAAGCTCGACTTCACGCGCCGGGCAAAGCTCGCCTTCGACGAAAAGGGCATCTCGATCCCCTTCCCCCAGCGCGACCTGCACATCATCCGCGCCGACGGCGCCGCGGCCGGGAAAGCGGGCGCCGAGCCGAAGCTGCTGCTGGATTGA
- a CDS encoding MarR family winged helix-turn-helix transcriptional regulator produces the protein MERIEDCISFLLGKATQQVARRSRDALAAHGVTPVQFAALHILSERDGLSCAEMGARLLLDSATMTGIVDRLETAGLVERRPDPEGDRRINRIYLSPDGRDRFGPMNAAMDGVNAEVDLILGSRTQGLRAALAVLGDVGQQPADAKDPSR, from the coding sequence ATGGAGCGGATCGAGGATTGCATCAGCTTCCTGCTCGGCAAGGCCACGCAGCAGGTGGCCCGTCGCTCGCGGGACGCGCTGGCAGCGCACGGGGTCACCCCCGTCCAGTTCGCCGCCCTGCACATATTGTCGGAACGGGACGGGCTGAGCTGCGCCGAGATGGGCGCCCGCCTCCTGCTCGACAGCGCCACCATGACCGGCATCGTCGACCGGCTGGAGACCGCCGGCCTCGTCGAGCGGCGGCCGGACCCCGAGGGCGACCGCCGCATCAACCGCATCTATCTGAGCCCGGACGGCCGCGACCGCTTCGGCCCGATGAACGCGGCCATGGACGGCGTCAACGCGGAGGTGGACCTGATCCTCGGCTCGCGGACGCAGGGCCTGCGCGCCGCGCTCGCGGTGCTCGGCGACGTCGGGCAGCAGCCGGCGGACGCGAAGGACCCGTCCCGGTGA
- a CDS encoding MFS transporter — MPQAAKTARDVPSLPWLIILCGGLIAALTFGPRSAMGFFQLPMLADKGWDRTTFGLAMAFQNLAWGLGTPFFGALADRFGTWRVLALSGVMYATGLAVMANAESAMGLHIGGGVLVGLGIASGSFGIVLAAFARNVAPERRSLAFGIGTAAGSAGMFIFAPLSQGLIDAYGWYDSLLVMSAMMLILPVLAIPLRGNSSSGSQRQTDIAQTAGEALREAVGHRSYLLLVSGFFVCGFQVAFITAHFPAYIADIGIQARYAVIALALIGFFNIIGSLASGVIGQRYSKPMFLVWIYIGRSIVVTAFLVLPQTPASVIVFAVVMGLLWLSTVPPTNALVAIMFGTRHLGMLGGLVFLSHQIGSFLGVWLGGYLYDLFGSYDPVWWLGVALGLFAAVVHWPIREAPVARPALAAAE, encoded by the coding sequence ATGCCGCAGGCAGCCAAGACCGCACGCGACGTCCCGAGCCTGCCCTGGCTCATCATCCTGTGCGGCGGCCTGATCGCGGCGCTGACCTTCGGCCCGCGCTCGGCGATGGGCTTCTTCCAGCTGCCGATGCTGGCCGATAAGGGCTGGGACCGCACCACCTTCGGCCTGGCGATGGCGTTCCAGAACCTCGCCTGGGGCCTCGGCACGCCGTTCTTCGGCGCGCTGGCCGACCGGTTCGGCACCTGGCGGGTGCTGGCGCTGTCGGGCGTCATGTACGCGACCGGCCTCGCGGTCATGGCCAATGCCGAGAGCGCGATGGGCCTGCATATCGGCGGCGGCGTGCTGGTGGGGCTCGGCATCGCGTCGGGTTCGTTCGGCATCGTGCTCGCCGCCTTCGCGCGGAACGTGGCGCCGGAAAGGCGCAGCCTCGCCTTCGGCATCGGCACGGCCGCGGGATCGGCCGGCATGTTCATCTTCGCGCCGCTGAGCCAGGGGCTGATCGACGCCTATGGCTGGTACGATTCGCTTCTGGTGATGTCGGCGATGATGCTGATCCTCCCGGTGCTGGCGATCCCGCTGCGCGGCAATTCCAGCTCGGGGTCGCAGCGCCAGACCGACATCGCGCAGACGGCCGGCGAGGCGCTGCGCGAGGCCGTCGGGCACAGGAGCTACCTGCTCCTGGTCTCCGGCTTCTTCGTCTGCGGCTTCCAGGTGGCCTTCATCACCGCGCATTTCCCCGCCTACATCGCCGACATCGGCATCCAGGCGCGCTATGCCGTGATCGCGCTGGCACTGATCGGCTTCTTCAACATCATCGGCTCTCTGGCCTCGGGCGTCATCGGCCAGCGCTATTCCAAGCCGATGTTCCTGGTCTGGATCTACATCGGCCGGTCGATCGTCGTGACGGCCTTCCTGGTCCTGCCACAGACGCCCGCGAGCGTCATCGTCTTCGCCGTCGTCATGGGACTGTTGTGGCTGTCGACCGTGCCGCCGACCAATGCGCTGGTGGCGATCATGTTCGGCACGCGGCATCTCGGGATGCTCGGCGGGCTGGTGTTCCTGTCGCACCAGATCGGCTCGTTCCTCGGCGTGTGGCTCGGCGGCTACCTCTACGATCTCTTCGGCTCCTACGACCCCGTGTGGTGGCTGGGCGTCGCGCTCGGCCTGTTCGCGGCGGTGGTGCACTGGCCGATCCGCGAGGCGCCGGTGGCGCGGCCGGCGCTGGCTGCGGCGGAGTGA